Proteins co-encoded in one Kribbella solani genomic window:
- a CDS encoding Gfo/Idh/MocA family protein, with the protein MTTRVAVIGLGSIAGEHLSAYQQNPNAELVAVCDIDLERAKARADEYGTRATGNVEEILSDAEIDAVSVCVPNTVHAPIAEAALRAGKDVLVEKPMTITVGEAETLVRAVEETGQALQVGYVRRYAPNALVTKRFLDAGEFGDIYSARATLLRTAGNPGGWFGDVELSGGGPLIDLGVHIIDLCWYLMGMPKAVSASGATFAPLGARDNIQNLTRYKAASAARPNTVEDYATAQIRFENGAVLDVDTSFSLHARNEISVRIHGDKGGAEIEPELLMVTERHDTLLHIQPQIDSLGFDFKVGFANQIDHFLKIVRREIPADATAEQGLEMARILTAIYESAKSGSEVKITR; encoded by the coding sequence CGATCGCCGGCGAGCACTTGAGCGCGTACCAGCAGAACCCGAACGCCGAGCTGGTCGCGGTCTGCGACATCGACCTGGAGCGGGCCAAGGCGCGCGCGGACGAGTACGGCACCCGGGCCACCGGGAACGTCGAGGAGATCCTGTCCGACGCGGAGATCGACGCGGTCAGCGTCTGCGTACCGAACACGGTGCACGCGCCGATCGCCGAGGCGGCGCTGCGGGCCGGCAAGGACGTACTGGTCGAGAAGCCGATGACCATCACCGTCGGCGAGGCCGAGACGCTGGTCCGCGCGGTCGAGGAGACCGGGCAGGCGCTGCAGGTCGGGTACGTCCGGCGGTACGCGCCGAACGCGCTGGTGACGAAGCGGTTCCTGGACGCCGGCGAGTTCGGTGACATCTACTCGGCCCGCGCCACCCTGCTGCGTACGGCGGGGAACCCCGGCGGCTGGTTCGGCGACGTGGAACTGTCCGGCGGCGGTCCGCTGATCGACCTCGGCGTCCACATCATCGACCTGTGCTGGTACCTGATGGGCATGCCGAAGGCGGTGTCCGCGTCCGGTGCGACGTTCGCGCCGCTGGGCGCCCGCGACAACATCCAGAACCTGACCCGGTACAAGGCCGCCTCGGCGGCCCGGCCGAACACGGTCGAGGACTACGCGACCGCGCAGATCCGGTTCGAGAACGGCGCGGTACTGGACGTCGACACCTCGTTCTCGCTGCACGCGCGGAACGAGATCAGCGTCCGGATTCACGGTGACAAGGGCGGCGCGGAGATCGAGCCGGAGCTGCTGATGGTGACCGAGCGGCACGACACGCTGCTGCACATCCAGCCGCAGATCGACTCGCTCGGCTTCGACTTCAAGGTCGGCTTCGCGAACCAGATCGACCACTTCCTGAAGATCGTCCGCCGGGAGATCCCGGCCGACGCGACCGCGGAGCAGGGCCTGGAGATGGCCCGGATCCTGACCGCGATCTACGAGTCGGCGAAGTCCGGCTCCGAGGTGAAGATCACCCGCTGA
- a CDS encoding TetR/AcrR family transcriptional regulator — translation MATDEYTSVWTRPKRGRRREQPALTQEQIVTEAIRLLDADGLEALTMRKLGAALGAVATAVYWHVANKDELLELVVDHVSGEVEVPEVTDRAEWRPAAEAAARNVRAMIVRHPWMAPMLAEVGMNFLGPNLLRTSDAMLGVYLAAGFELAEADQASKTVLGYVIGIASVEAATISKLKRGGLDMATWQAEVWPAAVRATEPYPRLRALYAANSGSDLEAGGEDTFSYGLNSILDGLEARSAAK, via the coding sequence ATGGCGACCGACGAGTACACGTCCGTCTGGACCCGGCCGAAGCGTGGCCGGCGGCGCGAGCAGCCGGCGCTCACCCAGGAGCAGATCGTCACCGAGGCGATCCGGCTGCTGGACGCGGACGGCCTGGAGGCGCTGACGATGCGCAAGCTCGGCGCCGCCCTCGGCGCGGTCGCGACAGCCGTGTACTGGCATGTGGCGAACAAGGACGAGTTACTCGAGCTGGTCGTCGACCACGTGTCCGGAGAGGTGGAGGTCCCGGAAGTCACCGACCGTGCCGAGTGGCGGCCGGCCGCGGAAGCGGCGGCACGGAACGTCCGCGCGATGATCGTCCGGCACCCGTGGATGGCCCCGATGCTCGCCGAGGTCGGCATGAACTTCCTCGGCCCGAACCTGCTGCGCACCTCGGACGCGATGCTCGGCGTCTACCTGGCCGCCGGGTTCGAGCTGGCCGAGGCGGACCAGGCATCGAAGACCGTACTCGGCTACGTGATCGGAATCGCGTCCGTCGAGGCCGCGACGATCAGCAAACTGAAGCGCGGCGGCCTGGACATGGCCACCTGGCAGGCGGAGGTCTGGCCGGCCGCGGTCCGCGCCACCGAGCCGTACCCCCGGCTGCGCGCGTTGTACGCCGCCAACAGCGGCAGTGATCTCGAGGCCGGCGGCGAGGACACCTTCAGCTACGGCCTGAACAGCATCCTGGACGGACTGGAAGCCCGGTCGGCCGCGAAATGA
- a CDS encoding MFS transporter, whose product MTDRHPRRWLILIVLCLSTLVLVLDNGVLNVAIPVLTEDLGASAQQIQWIVASYILVFAGLLLTAGSLSDRYGRKKVMIIGLAIFGAASLVATYAGSPETLIAGRVLMGIGGAIVMPSTLSIVITVFDDEERRKAMAIWSSVLMVGLIGGPILGGALIARFWWGSVFLINVPVVVLAIAAALILMPESKAPARKPDPIGAVLSMIGLVALVWVIIELPERGISWPMLVVAVGGLAAFVWWELRTPVPMVPLDLFRNRNFSGGSLSLVLVQIANGGLILALTQYLQFVLGFSPTEAGLAMAPMAVAVIVVNGVGATLGQKIGNRPLTVVGLVVLAGGFGILATLSASDGFGMVTVALGVFGVGAGLAQPAATAALMSAVPHEHAGVGSALNDTVQQAGAALGIAILGSALAHNFTAAMPADAPNEARKSIGQALGVATSTGNTPLLENAKTAFTHAMSGTFLVSALAVLASAAIAYLLLQDKKPSTPAEDLNPEPITTT is encoded by the coding sequence ATGACCGACCGGCATCCACGCAGGTGGCTGATTCTGATCGTGCTCTGCCTGAGCACGCTGGTGCTCGTACTGGACAACGGGGTACTGAACGTCGCGATCCCGGTACTGACCGAGGACCTCGGTGCGAGCGCGCAGCAGATCCAGTGGATCGTCGCGAGCTACATCCTGGTCTTCGCCGGGCTGCTGCTGACCGCGGGCAGCCTGTCCGATCGGTACGGGCGCAAGAAGGTGATGATCATCGGGCTGGCGATCTTCGGCGCGGCCTCGCTGGTCGCGACGTACGCCGGCAGCCCGGAAACCCTGATCGCCGGCCGGGTGCTGATGGGCATCGGGGGAGCGATCGTGATGCCGAGCACGCTGTCGATCGTGATCACCGTCTTCGACGACGAGGAACGCCGGAAGGCGATGGCGATCTGGAGCTCGGTGCTGATGGTCGGACTGATCGGCGGCCCGATCCTCGGCGGCGCGCTGATCGCCCGGTTCTGGTGGGGGTCCGTGTTCCTGATCAACGTGCCGGTGGTCGTACTCGCGATCGCGGCGGCGCTGATCCTGATGCCCGAGTCGAAGGCACCGGCGCGGAAGCCGGACCCGATCGGTGCGGTGCTGTCGATGATCGGGCTGGTCGCGCTGGTGTGGGTGATCATCGAACTGCCCGAGCGCGGGATCTCGTGGCCGATGCTCGTGGTCGCCGTGGGTGGACTGGCCGCGTTCGTCTGGTGGGAGCTTCGGACGCCGGTGCCGATGGTGCCGCTCGACCTGTTCCGCAACCGGAACTTCAGCGGTGGGAGCTTGTCGCTGGTGCTGGTGCAGATCGCCAACGGCGGATTGATTCTGGCGTTGACGCAGTACCTGCAGTTCGTCCTGGGGTTCTCGCCGACCGAGGCCGGGTTGGCGATGGCGCCGATGGCGGTCGCGGTGATTGTCGTGAACGGGGTGGGCGCGACGCTCGGTCAGAAGATCGGGAACCGGCCGTTGACGGTGGTTGGCCTGGTGGTGCTGGCCGGTGGGTTCGGGATCTTGGCGACGCTGTCTGCTTCGGACGGCTTTGGGATGGTGACCGTGGCACTGGGGGTCTTCGGTGTTGGTGCGGGTCTGGCGCAACCGGCGGCGACTGCCGCGCTGATGAGCGCGGTGCCGCATGAGCACGCTGGTGTCGGGTCGGCGCTGAACGACACCGTGCAGCAGGCCGGGGCCGCACTGGGAATCGCGATCCTCGGCAGCGCGCTCGCCCACAACTTCACGGCAGCGATGCCGGCCGACGCCCCGAACGAGGCTCGCAAGTCAATCGGCCAGGCCCTCGGCGTCGCCACCTCCACCGGCAACACTCCTCTCCTCGAAAACGCCAAAACCGCCTTCACCCACGCAATGTCCGGCACCTTTCTCGTCAGCGCCCTCGCGGTCCTCGCCTCAGCCGCGATCGCGTACCTCCTCCTACAGGACAAGAAGCCCTCAACACCCGCCGAGGACCTCAACCCCGAACCCATCACAACCACCTAG